A region from the Equus asinus isolate D_3611 breed Donkey chromosome 3, EquAss-T2T_v2, whole genome shotgun sequence genome encodes:
- the KLB gene encoding beta-klotho, producing MNPSWAAGSPGNEWIFSGSDERNTRYRKTMSNGGLQRSVILSVFILLRAVTGFSGDGRAIWSKNPNFSPVNESQLFLYDTFPKNFFWGVGTGAFQVEGNWKTDGKGLSIWDHFIHTHLKNANSTNSSSDSYIFLEKDLSALDFIGVSFYQFSISWPRLFPDGIVAVANAKGLQYYNTLIDALVLRNIEPIATLYHWDLPLALQEKYGGWKNETIIDIFNDYATYCFQMFGDRVKYWITIHNPYLVAWHGYGTGIHAPGEKGNLAAVYAVGHNLIKAHSKVWHNYNINFRPHQKGWLSITLGSHWIEPNRSENTMDILKCQQSMVSVLGWFADPIHGDGDYPEVMKKKLLSILPLFSEAEKNEVRGTADFFAFSFGPNNFKPQNTMAKMGQNVSLNLREVLNWIKLEYGNPRILIAENGWFTDSHVKTEDTTAIYMMKNFLNQVLRAIRFDEIRVFGYTAWSLLDGFEWQDAYTTRRGLFYVDFNSKQKERKPKSSARYYKQIIQENGFTLKESTPDVQGQFPCDFSWGVTESVLKPESVASSPQFSDPHLYVWNVTGNRLLHRVEGVRLKTRPAQCTDFVSIKRQLEMLARMKVTHYRFALDWPSILPTGNLSSVNRQALRYYRCVVSEGLKLNIAPMVTLYYPTHAHLGLPTPLLHSGGWLNPSTAQAFLDYAGLCFQELGDLVKLWITINEPNRLSDIYGRTSNDTYRAAHNLLMAHARAWHLYDARYRPAQRGAVSLSLHSDWAEPANPYADSHWEAAERFLQFEIAWFADPLFKTGDYPPAMKEYIAFKNRQGLSRSTLPQFTEEERRLVKGAADFYALNHFTTRFVMHARQNGSNYDADRDVQFLQDITCLSSPSRLAVMPWGERKVLRWIQRNYGDVDIYITANGIDDQSLENDELRKYYLEKYVQEALKAYLIDKVKIKGYYAFKLTEEKSKPRFGFFTSDFKAKSSIHFYNKLVSSSGFPSEKSSPRCNETQRSTECIVCLFLVQKTPLIFFGCCFFSTLVLLLSITIFHKRKRRKFWKAKNLQHIPLKKGHKRVLS from the exons ATGAATCCAAGCTGGGCGGCAGGCTCTCCAGGGAATGAATGGATTTTTTCCGGCTCGGATGAAAGAAACACACGCTATAGGAAAACAATGTCCAACGGGGGACTGCAAAGATCTGTCATCCTGTCAGTGTTTATTCTCCTACGAGCTGTGACCGGATTCTCTGGAGATGGAAGAGCTATATGGTCTAAAAATCCTAATTTTAGTCCGGTAAATGAAAGTCAGCTGTTTCTCTATGACACTTTTCCTAAAAACTTTTTCTGGGGCGTTGGGACTGGAGCATTTCAAGTGGAAGGGAATTGGAAGACAGACGGAAAAGGACTCTCTATATGGGATCATTTCATCCATACACACCTTAAAAATGCCAACAGCACGAACAGTTCCAGTGACAGTTacattttcctggaaaaagacTTATCGGCCCTGGATTTTATAGGAGTTTCTTTTTATCAGTTTTCAATTTCCTGGCCAAGACTTTTCCCTGATGGAATCGTGGCTGTCGCCAACGCAAAAGGTCTCCAGTACTATAATACCCTTATCGACGCCCTAGTACTTAGAAACATTGAACCTATAGCTACTTTATACCATTGGGATTTGCCTTTGGCACTACAAGAAAAATATGGGGGGtggaaaaatgaaaccataatAGATATCTTCAATGACTATGCCACATACTGTTTCCAGATGTTTGGGGACCGTGTCAAATATTGGATTACAATTCACAACCCATATCTAGTTGCCTGGCATGGGTATGGGACAGGTATTCATGcccctggagagaagggaaatttaGCAGCTGTCTACGCTGTGGGACACAACCTGATCAAG gCTCATTCGAAAGTTTGGCATAACTACAACATAAATTTCCGCCCACATCAGAAGGGTTGGTTATCGATCACGTTGGGATCCCACTGGATTGAGCCAAACAGATCAGAAAACACGATGGATATACTCAAGTGTCAACAATCCATGGTTTCTGTGCTGGGGTGGTTTGCCGACCCCATCCACGGGGACGGCGACTATCCAGAGGTGATGAAAAAGAAGTTGCTCTCTATTCTACCCCTTTTCTCTGAAGCAGAGAAGAATGAGGTGAGGGGCACAGCTGacttctttgccttttcatttggaCCCAACAATTTCAAGCCCCAGAACACCATGGCTAAAATGGGACAAAATGTGTCACTCAATTTAAGAGAAGTGCTAAACTGGATTAAACTGGAATATGGCAACCCCCGAATCTTGATTGCTGAGAATGGCTGGTTCACAGATAGTCACGTGAAAACAGAAGATACCACAGCCATCTACATGATGAAGAATTTCCTCAATCAGGTCCTTCGAG CAATAAGGTTTGACGAAATACGAGTGTTTGGTTACACTGCCTGGTCTCTCCTGGATGGATTTGAGTGGCAGGATGCTTACACCACTCGCCGAGGATTATTTTATGTGGATTTTAAtagtaaacaaaaagaaagaaaacccaagtCTTCAGCACGTTACTATAAACAGATCATCCAAGAAAATGGTTTTACTTTAAAAGAGTCCACACCAGATGTGCAGGGTCAGTTTCCCTGCGACTTCTCCTGGGGTGTCACTGAATCTGTCCTCAAG CCCGAGTCGGTGGCTTCCTCGCCCCAGTTCAGCGATCCTCACCTGTACGTGTGGAATGTGACCGGCAACAGACTGTTGCACCGAGTGGAAGGAGTGAGGCTGAAAACGCGGCCAGCGCAATGCACAGATTTTGTCAGCATCAAAAGACAACTTGAGATGTTGGCAAGAATGAAAGTCACTCACTACAGGTTTGCTCTCGACTGGCCCTCAATCCTTCCCACTGGCAACCTGTCCTCGGTGAACCGACAAGCTCTGAGGTACTACAGGTGTGTGGTCAGTGAGGGACTGAAGCTCAACATCGCCCCAATGGTCACGTTGTACTATCCGACCCACGCCCACCTAGGCCTCCCCACGCCTCTGCTGCACAGCGGCGGATGGCTGAACCCATCCACGGCCCAGGCCTTCCTGGACTACGCCGGGTTGTGCTTCCAGGAGCTGGGGGACCTGGTGAAGCTCTGGATCACCATCAACGAGCCCAATCGGCTGAGTGACATCTACGGCCGCACTAGTAACGACACCTACAGGGCAGCCCACAACCTGCTGATGGCCCACGCGCGGGCCTGGCACCTCTACGACGCGCGGTACCGGCCTGCGCAGCGCGGGGCCGTGTCGCTGTCTCTGCACTCGGACTGGGCGGAACCCGCCAACCCCTACGCGGACTCGCACTGGGAGGCGGCCGAGCGCTTCCTCCAGTTCGAAATCGCCTGGTTCGCAGACCCCCTCTTCAAGACCGGGGACTACCCGCCGGCCATGAAGGAGTACATCGCCTTCAAGAACAGGCAAGGGCTCTCGCGGTCCACGCTGCCTCAGTTCAccgaggaggagaggaggctggtcAAGGGCGCTGCCGACTTCTACGCCCTGAACCACTTCACCACCAGGTTCGTGATGCACGCGCGCCAGAACGGCAGCAACTACGACGCCGACAGGGACGTCCAGTTTCTGCAGGACATCACCTGCCTGAGCTCCCCCAGCCGCCTGGCCGTGATGCCCTGGGGAGAACGGAAGGTGCTGAGGTGGATCCAGAGGAACTATGGAGATGTGGATATTTACATTACTGCCAATGGCATCGATGACCAGTCTCTGGAAAATGATGAACTCCGAAAATACTACCTAGAGAAATACGTTCAGGAGGCTTTAAAAG CATACCTGATTGATAAAGTCAAAATCAAAGGCTATTATGCATTCAAACTGACTGAAGAAAAATCTAAACCCAGATTTGGATTCTTCACATCTGATTTCAAAGCTAAATCCTCAATTCACTTTTACAACAAACTGGTCAGTAGCAGTGGCTTCCCTTCTGAGAAGAGTAGTCCGAGATGCAATGAGACTCAAAGGAGCACCGAGTGCATTGTCTGCTTGTTTCTCGTGCAGAAGACACCACTGATATTCTTTGGTTGTTGCTTCTTCTCCACCCTGGTTCTACTTTTATCAATTACCATTTTTCATAAgcgaaagagaagaaaattttggaaagCAAAGAACTTACAACACATACCATTAAAAAAAGGCCACAAGAGAGTTCTTAGCTAA